A genomic window from Aphelocoma coerulescens isolate FSJ_1873_10779 chromosome 30, UR_Acoe_1.0, whole genome shotgun sequence includes:
- the PET100 gene encoding protein PET100 homolog, mitochondrial: protein MGVKLEILRMLVYLSFPVGVFWVSNQAEFFQRHVIDRKREIFPPDNPERRRAMAELKQRLREGKGTQA from the exons ATGGGGGTGAAGCTGGAGATCCTGAGG ATGCTGGTGTACCTGTCCTTCCCGGTCGGGGTGTTCTGGGTCTCCAACCAGGCCGAGTTCTTCCAGCGCCACGTGATCGACCgcaag AGGGAGATTTTCCCGCCGGACAATCCCGAACGG CGCCGGGCCATGGCTGAGCTGAAGCAGCGGctgcgggaggggaaggggacacaggcgtga